The sequence CCAGCCGTGTCGCCAATCCCTCacgccctcttccctctcacAGGCGCGCAACAGCGTATTTTGTCTTCATTGGAGTGCAACGACCATGACAGACGGCGGCGTTTGTGAGACGGCGCGAGTGACGGTCTCAGTGCGCGTGCGACCGAAGCTTGCACATCCACTGACCCCCCTCCAGCAGAGTGAGCGCTACGAGCAGGTCGTTTGCATTCCCTCCTCTGACAAGTCGCTGCGACTCGCCGACTGTCGTGCGACGAAAGGCACTCGCAGCCTCCACTTCGCCTACGACCACGTATTTGACATGGACGCGACGCAGGAGGATGTGTACGAGGCAGCCGTGCTCGACTGCGTGGACAGTGTGCTGGCTGGCACGAACGCTTCCATTCTCACCTACGGGCAGACCGGCAGCGGAAAGACCTTCACGGTGCTGGGAAAGACGGCCGTTGTCCACAACAGTGGAAAGGGTGTACATGCCGTTGGCGCCGACACGGGCTTGCTCTTACGCTCCATTCAGGACATGTTGATCTTCGCTGAGCGCATGCGCGCCAAGTGTGAGCGCCACGTTGCGCTCGGCATGACCGCCATTGAAATCTACATGGACGAGATCCGTGACTTGTTGCGCGAGGGAGTGGGTGgccggccgctgcagcccaTCATGACGCGTGACGTCCTGCATCTGCCGCACCTCACGcatgtgccgctgcgcacgctaCAGGACGCGTTCCACGTGTACGAaagcgcagcggtgcgccgggTGCAGAGGGCGACATCTGCGAACGACACCTCTTCTCGCTCGCACGCTTTCTTCACGATCGAGGTGTTTCAGACCCCCATTACGCCCGCACACTCATCTCCGCCCACCCTGGCGGAGTGCTGCGCGCTGCGGGAGGCACAATGTGCCGCGTCGATAGCAGCGGAGCGTAAGCAGAAAGGGCCTCAACTACTGCGCAGTGAGTGCTTTGAGGGTGCCGCGAACGCGCTGCTTGGCACACGCTCCGCACCTGTCATGTACAGCACACTGACGGTGGCGGACCTTGCAGGCAGTGAGAAGGCGAAGCACGCGGAGGTGCGCGGAACCGGCTTTAACGAACTGCGACACATCAACGCTTCCCTCACCGCACTCGGCAACGTTGTTCATCACCTCTACCACGGTACGCCACACATTCCATACCGTGACAGCAAGCTCACGATGATGCTGCGCGATACGTTTGCGGCTCCCCGTGCGCAGGTGGCACTCTTCGTGAATGTGAGCCCGACAGCTGTGACGTGTGAGGAGACGCTCTCGTCGCTCTACTTTGCCGACAAGATCAAGAGTATGAGGGTGCCTGAACCCGGCGCCAAGTCGCCACAGCATGCCGCACTCCAGTCAGCGTATTTGGAGTCCATTCACATCCACGACGCTCTCCTCGCTGATGCACACATCTTTCAGGTTCAACAAGAGCACGCGACGGGGCTTCTGCAgctcgcggcggcgttgacgccgcgacaccctctGTTCCAGTTACCTTTTCACACGCCACTGGCCAACGGCACCGACAAGACAACCGGTATGCAGGTTTTGTGCACGCGCCTAAGGGAACGGCTGGCGCATGAAGAGAGCCCCGAGGCTCGCGTACGTAACTTCCTCGAGACGCGACGGAGGGAGCTCTTGAGGGACATGCTGAGGCAGTATGGTCAACGTCGCGCTGAGGTGCAAGCTCAAATCGCCACCGTTGATGAGGCAGGGGTCGATCTACGCGCCGAACTCTCTCGTGATGAGTCTGCCATCCGCCAGCTTCTcaggaaggcggaggaggctaCGGCGGCTATCATGGCAACACGGCAGGAGTTGACGAAGGTCAAAAATACGCGATTAggggagctgcagcgcttgcgcgacttcgaggcggcggcgaacgaGGGTGACGGGGGCGCCGTAGACGCGCACGTAGCCGATGCCAACAATGAGGCGAGTCTGGCTGCCTTTGAGCAAGAGAGGGCCACATACGAGAAGGCGCTGGAACTGGCGCAGCTTCGTCTCACGCTCGTGGGACTCATGGCTCCTGAATCTACTCCTTCACCATCTGCGCACGCAGACGGTGAGCCGGCTGCTGGTCATTGTCGAGGGAGCACCACCTCACGCAGTTGCAGAGACGCCGCATCCACCACGGCGTCTTCCACCCCTTCCAAGCCTACTTCTATTGAGGAGTGGCTGCGAGGCGCTGTACTGGCGATGACAGGCAACGCTGTTGTGCAGTCTTCAAGGAAGCACccgaggcagcagcagcagcaggagaggcTCCAGCCGATTTCTCTACCGCAGCCGTTCCGCATCTTCAACTTCACCAATTCCAGTGGAGATCCACAGCCCCTTCCCAAGTACTGGAGCGTGTGTCACAGGTGGGAGGAGACGGGGAGGGTGGGAGCGGACACCAACGCCCGCGCTGTTGCCCCCGATGCGACTGGGAAGGGCACCAGCAGCATGACccgccacctctcctctttcgACGACCCTGCGCTTCTGACACGGGTGACCGCTTACATGGACATGGGCGCCTCTCTCACGAAGCTCGACCGCTAtggccgcccacacacgcgatGGTTTTACCTCTCACAGAAAGCCAACCGTCTGCGGCTGTGCTGGGACGAGTCGCATCGTGGGCCGGGGCTAACAGGCGGCGGTCGTGTGTACTTGGATTCCGTGGTGAAGATTACGCTGGGTCGCTCCTCACCTGCCTTTCTTAAGTACGCCACCCACGAGCGCAAGAGCGAAGTTGGCGACTTCTGTACTTCCTTCACTCTCACCTGCCACAGCCACGCACGTAGACAGCAGTTGAAGTTTGTGGATGTCATGTGCCGTGATCGGGCAGAGGTGGAGACGTGGGTTGTTGGTCTCACTCAATTGGCCGGCGTCTTCCCGTGCTTCGACGGCGCGCGCCAGCCCATAGGGGTGGAGTATggagacgaggaagaggcagcgGTCACGGgaagcgacgccgccgccaacgccgatgccgcggcagcaaAAGAGGCACAGAGGGAGCTCTCTGACGTCGAGACGGTGCTGTGCCGTAGCTGGCACATTCCTGCTCAGACGATGCTGCACACTCGGCGAGAGATCGAGACAcgtcgacagcggcaccagTCTGGCCGGCTGCGCCTGAGCCCTGGTGAGCTGCGCGGCCGGACGGGACTCGACATCTTCAGAGCCAGTGCGTTGTGGCTGCACTTCAACCGGGAAGGCAGCGTGGTAAATCCGTTCAAGGAGCTGCACTGCTACGTATCTGATCGCGTCACATCGTGGTAGCCGGCTTCTGGATCTCTTCCTCGAGCGATGCCCCTCCGCATTGCCTGACAGCTGTCGGCGCCGCCTGAGAAAGTTCTGTGCGTGCACTACGTCG is a genomic window of Leishmania mexicana MHOM/GT/2001/U1103 complete genome, chromosome 16 containing:
- a CDS encoding putative kinesin, whose amino-acid sequence is MTDGGVCETARVTVSVRVRPKLAHPLTPLQQSERYEQVVCIPSSDKSLRLADCRATKGTRSLHFAYDHVFDMDATQEDVYEAAVLDCVDSVLAGTNASILTYGQTGSGKTFTVLGKTAVVHNSGKGVHAVGADTGLLLRSIQDMLIFAERMRAKCERHVALGMTAIEIYMDEIRDLLREGVGGRPLQPIMTRDVLHLPHLTHVPLRTLQDAFHVYESAAVRRVQRATSANDTSSRSHAFFTIEVFQTPITPAHSSPPTLAECCALREAQCAASIAAERKQKGPQLLRSECFEGAANALLGTRSAPVMYSTLTVADLAGSEKAKHAEVRGTGFNELRHINASLTALGNVVHHLYHGTPHIPYRDSKLTMMLRDTFAAPRAQVALFVNVSPTAVTCEETLSSLYFADKIKSMRVPEPGAKSPQHAALQSAYLESIHIHDALLADAHIFQVQQEHATGLLQLAAALTPRHPLFQLPFHTPLANGTDKTTGMQVLCTRLRERLAHEESPEARVRNFLETRRRELLRDMLRQYGQRRAEVQAQIATVDEAGVDLRAELSRDESAIRQLLRKAEEATAAIMATRQELTKVKNTRLGELQRLRDFEAAANEGDGGAVDAHVADANNEASLAAFEQERATYEKALELAQLRLTLVGLMAPESTPSPSAHADGEPAAGHCRGSTTSRSCRDAASTTASSTPSKPTSIEEWLRGAVLAMTGNAVVQSSRKHPRQQQQQERLQPISLPQPFRIFNFTNSSGDPQPLPKYWSVCHRWEETGRVGADTNARAVAPDATGKGTSSMTRHLSSFDDPALLTRVTAYMDMGASLTKLDRYGRPHTRWFYLSQKANRLRLCWDESHRGPGLTGGGRVYLDSVVKITLGRSSPAFLKYATHERKSEVGDFCTSFTLTCHSHARRQQLKFVDVMCRDRAEVETWVVGLTQLAGVFPCFDGARQPIGVEYGDEEEAAVTGSDAAANADAAAAKEAQRELSDVETVLCRSWHIPAQTMLHTRREIETRRQRHQSGRLRLSPGELRGRTGLDIFRASALWLHFNREGSVVNPFKELHCYVSDRVTSW